The Ipomoea triloba cultivar NCNSP0323 chromosome 14, ASM357664v1 region TCTCCAAGTGGATTGCAAATATTGGTGACGGTGTTTTAGGGGAAGCAAATGATGTGGATTATGATATAAATATACCTGCCCAGAATCTATTAGAATATGGGGATGATCCTATTGCTACAATAGTTAATAGTACATTTCCTTCTTTCAGAAATGGAAGTTATGATCATACTATTCTTCAAGACCGAGCAATACTTGCCCCTACTTTGGATGTGGTTGACAGCATCAATCAGTACATGAATGATATGAATGAGGCTGAAGGTAAAACATACTTAAGTTGCGATTCAGTGTGCAAATCAGATTCAAATGTTGATATGTTGTCAGATATGCATACACCTGAATTTTTGAATAGCATCAGATCGTCAGGTATTCCAAACCAATTTTTGAATAGCATCAGATCGTCAGGTATTCCAAACCATTCTATAACACTAAAGGTAAGCTCTCCAGTCATGTTGTTAAGAAACATTGACCATTCATTAGGGCTTTGTAATGGGACTCGATTGATAGTTACTAAATTGGCTGATCTGATCGTGTTATAGAAGCTAAGATTATGTGCGGAGCTCACGTAGGTACAAAAGTGTTAGTTCCACGCATGTCATTGATGCCTTCAGATCCAAGAAtaccattcaaatttcaaaggaaACAATTCCCTTTGATGCTTTCTTATGCAATGACAATAAACAAAAGCCAAGGCTAAACATTAGCCAACGTCGGTTTATTTTTGAAGAAACCGGTGTTTAATCACAGTCAAATGTATGTTGCAGTTTCAAGAGTAAGTAGTCCAAGTGggttaaaagtcttgatttgtGGTGAAAATGGAGAGTCTCTTAGTACGACAAAAAATGTTATATGTAAAgaaatttttaacaatttgtatcaatgaattttattttttttaatttcctactttgtatctttttttttttttagtattgaaTCTATAacgttctattttttttataggtgCAATAtactcaaattttgaaatattcaaATGCGAAATATAatgaccgtgcatcgcacgggttcGATACTAGTTAATAATCAATATCTACATCTACGTGCCCACATCAATTAACATTCATCCATGCTTCGAATAtgatcttattaaaaaaaaatgccaaactTTAAAATCAGACTCCTCTACCTTACAAAATACAGAGAGAGAATTAGAGAAGATGCGCTACTTAACATGAAGAATGGAGCACCAAAGGGGCAAaccacaaaaaacaaaaaagggcTTTGTCATTAACAAATCTACCTTACAAACTCTTGCTGCTGCTATGGACAATGGTTTTTTACCCTAACTGTACAGAGTCAATGAGCCTTTGATCCATAAACAAAACCGATAATTAAAGTGGCAGGCACTGTACAAATTTAAAGGATATACACTGCCTCGGGAGCCATTGAAGTATCATTCCTCCTCTCACCTGCCAGTCTCTCATTCCTCGGAGGAACTAGTCTCGGTAGTTACATCATCTTCACTAAAACTAGATGGCATCTCTGCAGCAGACCTGAAGTGATTGTTCGTAGAGTGTAAGCCCAACAGAGAACTGATGGCATTCTTTTCTCAAAACTTGTACAATTTTTTTCAATAGCAAACAGGAATACCGTTATCAAGTGGTAATGATAGCTGTGCAAGAATAGCATCAGACACATGGAGATACAAATGCACCATATTATACTAGAAACTGTAATTATAAATCTAATGTAGTCAATTTCTGTGGTAAAATGTTTCCTAGTTTCCTACATCTGACTATTTGCACACTTTTCCCAAACTGCGTATTAAAAAGAACATTTGCCTGCATAAATATGCTGAATCTACCGTCCTATGGTGTGCCCAAAAAGTAGTGAAATGCAAAATTTGTCTCTAATGCATGACACACCATGTAATTATCTAAATCTTCAATCACATTTGACATGCCATTGTTATTTTTATGTGACATAGGCACACAGTTAGGTCAGAGAGAGACAAACTTAAGCACAAAGTAAAAGTTCCAACTCAAACCTTGTTCCTTGATGATTTGTTGGTAATGGCATTCCAGCCAATGATGCATTCCTCGCAAACTCTCGACTGTTAGACATGTGGTTGCTTGTCCTCTTAACATCCTGAATTTCAGAGTAACATCATTAAGAAGCATATCTAAAGCAAAACATTACTAAACAATCGCTAACAGCCATACCGTAGTTTCATATTTCCTAGGAATCTTCAGTTGACCTTGATTACAGCTTTCATCAAGTATTGCTCCATCTCTACAGAATAAATCATCCTACAAATAATTTACAAGGCAACATGTATTATTAGAAAGTTGGACTGAACAAGGAATAATGGCATACACAGGGATAGGACTATACCTTTTTAAGACTTTTAGAGATGCCTTTCTCCCTGACATCATGATAGATGCCGACCCTATTACGTACAGTTGAAGGCTTGCATTCAAAATGCTCCACCTGTGAAGCCTTAAGGCTTGCTTCATAGTTTCTTTTCAACCGTGGCTCGGCTTGCTCGTTAGTCATCCTTCCACTATTGGGGCTTAGAAGACATTGGTTAGCTACAGAGTCTATCCTCATTTCTCCACCATGTTTGGCCATAAGCTGATGATTGTCTCTACTGTTAAATAACATTTCTCTTGCTGGAACCTCATCCTTATCTCCTGGTGAGTTCCGTACAGAAGCAGAATATTCAGGAACTGGCAGAAAACTCTTCTGCCTAAGCTTTTGGTTAAAACATTTTTCTGAGTGATCAGTTCCATGTGGCCTTTTAAGTTTTTCAGAGAGCATATCAAGGTTACGAGAGCTTATCTTTGAATAGTATCCATATCCCTGTTGGGGAAATGTAAAAAATGAATCAGCAGaatatatactttttcttttcataGCAATGAATCagcaaaattttacattttcatgtaTTTGAGAATTGACAAGCAAGAGAATAAAAGATAACCATGGATGCAGTATCAACATTACATTACTAGGTATACTGCCAACAAATCTAGCCTCGACTCCCACCTACCCAAGGAGAGGGGAGGAGGGAGGGGAAGTAGATAGGCTTTGGCTCAGGCTACTTCTGATTTGGTTTgataaagagagaaaaaataaaaataaaaaataaaaacacatttgACCTATATAGATTGGTTATTTGGTAACCAAATCTACTATCGGCATGCTTATAATCCTAAGCTCTGAAAGAATAAACATATCAAGATCATGAGATATCTATTCCTGAATTTGGCATGTCAAGCAGGATGAGTGATcagaaggagagagagagagagagagagagagagagagagggagcaGCTAGATGGCCCTTGATCAACCAAAAAAAGAAGAGTACAACCAAAGTTGTTCTTGATACCGTATACATTGAAATGTTGTAAGAGAAAGCTTCTTAATTGTGTTGGAACTTACACGTAAAATCTATTCATCGATGCAAATCCATCCACAAACCTTTTGAGGATTGATGATGCAAATGGAATTATTTACGTGATAAAGAAATTGATGCCTGAACTCCAAAATAAATGAGACTATGAGAGACaagatatgaaaaaaaaaaaaaaaaaaaNNNNNNNNNNNNNNNNNNNNNNNNNNNNNNNNNNNNNNNNNNNNNNNNNNNNNNNNNNNNNNNNNNNNNNNNNNNNNNNNNNNNNNNNNNNNNNNNNNNNNNNNNNNNNNNNNNNNNNNNNNNNNNNNNNNNNNNNNNNNNNNNNNNNNNNNNNNNNNNNNNNNNNNNNNNNNNNNNNNNNNNNNNNNNNNNNNNNNNNNNNNNNNNNNNNNNNNNNNNNNNNNNNNNNNNNNNNNNNNNNNNNNNNNNNNNNNNNNNNNNNNNNNNNNNNNNNNNNNNNNNNNNNNNNNNNNNNNNNNNNNNNNNNNNNNNNNNNNNNNNNNNNNNNNNNNNNNNNNNNNNNNNNNNNNNNNNNNNNNNNNNNNNNNNNNNNNNNNNNNNNNNNNNNNNNNNNNNNNNNNNNNNNNNNNNNNNNNNNNNNNNNNNNNNNNNNNNNNNNNNNNNNNNNNNNNNNNNNNNNNNNNNNNNNNNNNNNNNNNNNNNNNNNNNNNNNNNNNNNNNNNNNNNNNNNNNNNNNNNNNNNNNNNNNNNNNNNNNNNNNNNNNNNNNNNNNNNNNNNNNNNNNNNNNNNNNNNNNNNNNNNNNNNNNNNNNNNNNNNNNNNNNNNNNNNNNNNNNNNNNNNNNNNNNNNNNNNNNNNNNNNNNNNNNNNNNNNNNNNNNNNNNNNNNNNNNNNNNNNNNNNNNNNNNNNNNNNNNNNNNNNNNNNNNNNNNNNNNNNNNNNNNNNNNNNNNNNNNNNNNNNNNNNNNNNNNNNNNNNNNNNNNNNNNNNNNNNNNNNNNNNNNNNNNNNNNNNNNNNNNNNNNNNNNNNNNNNNNNNNNNNNNNNNNNNNNNNNNNNNNNNNNNNNNNNNNNNNNNNNNNNNNNNNNNNNNNNNNNNNNNNNNNNNNNNNNNNNNNNNNNNNNNNNNNNNNNNNNNNNNNNNNNNNNNNNNNNNNNNNNNNNNNNNNNNNNNNNNNNNNNNNNNNNNNNNNNNNNNNNNNNNNNNNNNNNNNNNNNNNNNNNNNNNNNNNNNNNNNNNNNNNNNNNNNNNNNNNNNNNNNNNNNNNNNNNNNNNNNNNNNNNNNNNNNNNNNNNNNNNNNNNNNNNNNNNNNNNNNNNNNNNNNNNNNNNNNNNNNNNNNNNNNNNNNNNNNNNNNNNNNNNNNNNNNNNNNNNNNNNNNNNNNNNNNNNNNNNNNNNNNNNNNNNNNNNNNNNNNNNNNNNNNNNNNNNNNNNNNNNNNNNNNNNNNNNNNNNNNNNNNNNNNNNNNNNNNNNNNNNNNNNNNNNNNNNNNNNNNNNNNNNNNNNNNNNNNNNNNNNNNNNNNNNNNNNNNNNNNNNNNNNNNNNNNNNNNNNNNNNNNNNNNNNNNNNNNNNNNNNNNNNNNNNNNNNNNNNNNNNNNNNNNNNNNNNNNNNNNNNNNNNNNNNNNNNNNNNNNNNNNNNNNNNNNNNNNNNNNNNNNNNNNNNNNNNNNNNNNNNNNNNNNNNNNNNNNNNNNNNNNNNNNNNNNNNNNNNNNNNNNNNNNNNNNNNNNNNNNNNNNNNNNNNNNNNNNNNNNNNNNNNNNNNNNNNNNNNNaaaaaaaaaaaaaaaaaaaaaggtggaatCTGCAAAGCTGACACAGCAAGCAGTTGCCATTATAGTCCCAAATTCAATTCACTGGAGACAGTGCAACTATGATGACAGAAATTGCCAAGGGGGAAGTAGTTAAACAGATTGCATTCTCAGACTGAAAACTTAACGCATGAATGCATGATACTTGGGTTTAATTCATGACAGCCTGATCAAATGACTAAGGTTGATAAGCAAATGTTGACAAATATCTACAGGTACGAAAGTTCAGAGTCCAAATTTCAGCAATTATCATCATGGGAATCCAAGTTCAAATATCAGTAATTATCATCACCATGGAAATGAAGTAATCTCATCTTACAGAATATGTTGATTATTAAGATTAGCAAATCATAAAGTTTGCTGCACAAGAGGTTTACTAACCGTGCTAGAATTAGATTGCTTATGAACTTTTGGAAAATCCTCTGAGCGAGCAACATCACGTTCTCCAGCATGGTAAGAATCTACACCCATTATGAAAGTAATGATGTCAGTACCTAATTGTCTGATATTAGATATAGAAGTTTCAGGATCAAAATAGataagcaaaacaaaacaagcCACTTATGTAAGAAAAAACGAACAATTTAAGTACAACCAAACTCAATAATATCTTTTAAACACTAACATGGGACTTTGCTGAATCAAAGTTAAAGAATCCTCAAGTTCTTCTCATATCAAAATGACATTCAAGTAGCATTTGATATTTAAATCGAAAAAGACAAGCCAAAATCAAAGGCATCTTTGAAATAAACCAGAGTACCAAgatcttattagttattaccaattaaaataagaaaaacaacTATAAGGCATGTATACTTAAGCCAAAGTAAAGTCGTCAGTGTTAGAAGATGTTGAGAGAATAGCTCTCAACTActcattttgaatttgaaatgagTGGTTGAGAGCTTCGCTAATCCTACTactagcttgtataaatagtataCTTGTATAGTTCCTTTTCGTCAGTTAAATACACACAGTTCACATTATGATtctacatggtatcagagcagagTGAGGGAGTGTGAGGCAGTAGGCATCAATCGGAACAAGGAAATGACGCCGACGGCGAAGTCGCAGCACCGCCGGAGTTCCCATGCGCCATCGCTGTTCCGCTACTCCGACGACACGTGCCGGCATGTGAGATGGCTGGAAGGTGTGCGAACTGAAGAAATCTCTTTATGGTTTGAAAGAGTCACCACGTGCAtggtttgggagatttagcAATGCAGTCATCAAGTTTGGGATGCAGAGAAGTGCGTGAGATCATACTGTTTTTTTATAAACGTACTAACTATAGATGTGTTTTGTTGATAGTGTATGTGGATGACATAGTAATCACAGGCGATGATGCAAGTAGAATTGATGCCCTTAAATCCTTCCTTGGAACTGAGTTTCATACTAAACATCTGGGAGTTCTAAAATATTTCCTAGGCATTGAGGTTGCTTGCTTCAAGAGGCATATTTCTTTCACAAAGGAAATATGTGTTAGACCCGCTTGAGGACACTGGGCTGCTGGGATCGAAGTTGTGTGAGACTCCCATAGATCAAGGGGTCAAACATTTTGCTGGAGATGGTAGACGAGGTTGGTAGGGAAGCTTAATTACCTCGCGATTAGCCGTCCAGATATTACATTTCTCATGAGCGTGGTGAGTTAGTTTATGAAGCACCTAAGCATACTCATTGGGAAGCGGCTATCCGGATCATGAAGTATCTGAAGACTGCTCCTGGAAAAGGAATTGTATGCCGATCATGGACACACAGACGTTGAGGCGTTTTCTTATGCTGACTGGGCTGGATCGCCTAGTGATAGGAGGTCTATGACGAGGTATTGTGTGTTTGTAGGAAGCAATCTCATTCCATGGAAAGCAAGAAGCCGAGTATTGTGGCACAATCTAGTGCAGAGTCAAAGTACAACGCTATGGCTCATGTGACGAGTGAAATAGTCTGGGTGCACAATATCCTTAGAGAAATTGGCATGGAGATGATGTTGCTAGTGAAGTTGTGGTGTGATAACCGTGTTGCAATACACATTATGAATAACCCTATCTTCCATAAACGGACTAAGCATATTGAAGTTGATTGTCACTTTATATGGGAGAAGGTGCAACAAAGGTTGATATCTGTCGTATATGTTCGTAGTGGTGATCAGCTGGTTGACCTATTTATGAAGGGGCTTGGTAGGAGTCGGGTTATTTATCTATGTAATAACCTGAGCATGGTTgatatctatgctccaacttgagggggaatGTTAGAAGATGTTGAGGGAGGTTGAGAGAATATCTCCTCTCTCTActcattttgaatttaaaatgagTGGTTGAGAGCTTGGCTAATCCTActattaaattgtataaatagTATACTTCTACATTTCCTTTTCATCAGTTACATACACACAATTCACATTCTACAATCAGTTAACCTAGTTGGCTAGTTCAAAGCAACTTCAAAATGGTAATTCCTTAAGATCAACTACCAgcttttgtattaaaaaaacagCTCAAGCCAATCAAATGCTTATTTTACTTCCAATAGGAAAAGAAATTTGTATCATGGAAAATGCGGAGGCCATGATTTTGGCCAATAGTACACTTCTAACTCAGAGAAAAACCATCCTCTCTAAAACAGATTATGAATACAAATGGTTCAATTATTACTCCTGAAAGCATTTTGTTCAGGGAGAATGTGTATGGGTCTTTTCAAAAGCAATCATACTAACATTGATTATCTTTGATGACATACAccaaaattttatgaaaatgatgCAAAGTTCGTCTTTATTGAGACAGACCAACTGTATTAAAATGAAGTGACTGCACAATTATGCCAAAAAGACAGCATCTTAAATGCAATGAGAAAAGCTTCTTGCAATCACAATATAGAAAAGAGGCCAATAGAAACATAGAAAATCAGATAGAAAAGAAGATATAGGTTAACAGCTACACTTACTGTTAGTGTTATTCTGCATTGGGGATTCAAAAGCACCAGGGGGGAGTGGTTCAAATTCAACACCAAGTGGAGGGCCATCTTCACGGTACTGCCTCCCCAACTGCCTCTTAACAGCAGTAATGGCAGAATTTTCAACATGCCCCTTGACTTTTAAATATCCTGATGGACCATTCCTAGGTTTTACAGTTTTCAGATCTGTTGGACAACTATTTGTTAGATATCTTGAAGTACCCTCATCAAAAGAGTCTGCATTATGGGGGAAATATGTATTCCGCAAAGAAGAGGTACTTCCCAGAGATGTATCATCCATGCAATTATAATTTCTAGTAGAGTGACCACCAAACTCATGAGTGAGATCTGGAGTGGAGAACTCCACACCAGTTAACCTTCTACTTTCAACTTCTCTGGGATCAGAAGTCCTGTCATCACCTTGTTTAGTGCTGCCACAAGAATCCTGTCTGAGTCCACTGCCACGATCCTGAATAACACCACTTGAACGATCTTGTTTTCCATTCAAATATACTTCCCCATTAAACAATCTCTTATCCTTTAACCGGCGATGGCAAAACCATCCAGAAATTTGCTTTTCTGTCAATCCTAGTGACTCTGCTAGTTGTGATTTCATTAACTCTGTAGGATATTTGTGTTCTGAAAAAGTAGaacatttttgtttatatttatttgtaaaacAATGAGCATAGCATAGTAAAATACTTATAATACATAACATGATTAGTAAGAACAATTTACCATCATAAAATTTTTCCAGAGCTTCAACTTGAGCGCGTGTCTTGATTgttcttttcttgtttttatCAGAATGAGTATTTTCATCTCCAGAATTCATTTCCCCAGAATCTAAAGCAAAGACAAATATGTTAAGGATGACCATGACAGGTAGAGGAAAACATGCAAGTAACTGGGggtgaataaataatttaaactcAAGAACTTCTATACAGATAAGGAATTTTTATCCTTTACTTTTCTCTCCTTAATTAAAGtcatggaatatatatatatatatatatatatattgcgtaAGAGTTAAAGATTTTTGTATGTTGAATGGGCAAGAAATGGTTTTGATTATATGTCCTTCCAGATTGTCTAAAGCCAACTTATTAGTTGTACAGTTCTTCATAAGATCTTATCAAGATAGATATTGCATTTCTCCTAACATTTTTCCATAGAGAGAATTAGCAATTTTCACTATactattgaaaaataataactttGGAACAGCTCACTACATACAAAGCACCAAACACAGCAGGGCTCCCACATAAAGCAGGATTTATGAAGGATGTTGTTCAGGGTCACTAACCAAGCCCAATCTCCATCAACTTGACTATACTCATTAAACAAAAACATGCAATGCAAATGTTACCAAAAGCATACACATGCTAAAAAATGGTGTCATTGAATCCCCCAGAAAACATACTACCCCAAGGAGACTTAAATCTGGCTTTAGAATGCATCTTGCAAGTTCGTTTTCTCCTATTCAACCACAAATGCTACCCATTTTACTTGTTATTAATAATGATCATATAGTCAACCACACATGGTAGAATCAACCAACTTCTGTTTAGCCAAGACAcatattttccttttatttttatttttctcaatttcctGGTTCACCAACAACATTCCCCATAGTCTAATCCACCAGTGTCACTATGATTTGACTCTTCCCATTTCCAATTACACAAATGAACAGTCTGGACAGTGGATTCAGCAATGCTAGCGCATTAAAATTCATGTTTCCAAAAGCTGCGAGAAACAAATAGAATACCCCCATTTGCACATAAACCCTCAACCTCCCTAAAAGCTCTGACAAATTGCACagcatcaaatattaaaacCCATCATATTATCCAACAAAACACATTAGTCGATCCCAACTCCAAAAAATTACGTAAATAGCCAATAAATTATAAGAAATTCACAAAACCAGAGTGTGGAAtcaagaaaagaataaaaaccTCTCTAGAAAATGAACAGTTCATATCTGCAATCACAGTGGACAACGATCCCCAAAACACATaattctaataaataaataaaaagagggaagacccaaaagaaaaaaagaagggaaaagtAGAACAGGAAGAAACCTTCCATGAATTCAACACCGGTGTCGTCGAATCGAGTCCAACTAGACAGCAGCGGAGAAAACGAGAAACGGAACCACAGAACACTTGGTGAAATTTGTGCAGAGACACGCAGATTTTGCTTTATTTATGCAATATATGTCCTGTGTCCTTGGGTAAAATACACGTGAGAAGAAGGATTTAGCTATTTCTTAAGCatcattaattgaattttaattactCTTTAAACGTTTAGAGAGAAGATGAAGCAAATGGCCAATGAGAAAGAATGGCTTCCTTGGCAATTTCAACCCATTTTCTAAGCCCTTAGGTTCCGTTTGGCAGCACGTTTTCTTACGTGTATTGGCTCCAACAATGATAGCTCAACTATATGGGGTATATTTAATCAAGAATTTTAagggttttaaaattttag contains the following coding sequences:
- the LOC116004924 gene encoding uncharacterized protein LOC116004924, with the protein product MEDSGEMNSGDENTHSDKNKKRTIKTRAQVEALEKFYDEHKYPTELMKSQLAESLGLTEKQISGWFCHRRLKDKRLFNGEVYLNGKQDRSSGVIQDRGSGLRQDSCGSTKQGDDRTSDPREVESRRLTGVEFSTPDLTHEFGGHSTRNYNCMDDTSLGSTSSLRNTYFPHNADSFDEGTSRYLTNSCPTDLKTVKPRNGPSGYLKVKGHVENSAITAVKRQLGRQYREDGPPLGVEFEPLPPGAFESPMQNNTNNSYHAGERDVARSEDFPKVHKQSNSSTGYGYYSKISSRNLDMLSEKLKRPHGTDHSEKCFNQKLRQKSFLPVPEYSASVRNSPGDKDEVPAREMLFNSRDNHQLMAKHGGEMRIDSVANQCLLSPNSGRMTNEQAEPRLKRNYEASLKASQVEHFECKPSTVRNRVGIYHDVREKGISKSLKKDDLFCRDGAILDESCNQGQLKIPRKYETTDVKRTSNHMSNSREFARNASLAGMPLPTNHQGTRSAAEMPSSFSEDDVTTETSSSEE